A stretch of Lutra lutra chromosome 9, mLutLut1.2, whole genome shotgun sequence DNA encodes these proteins:
- the B3GNT2 gene encoding N-acetyllactosaminide beta-1,3-N-acetylglucosaminyltransferase 2, with translation MSVGRRRIKLLGILMMVNVFIYLIVEVSKSSSQEKNGKGEVIIPKEKFWKISDPPVAYWNREQEKLNRRYNPILNTLANQTGDVYGFSNISHLNFCEPDLRVMSVVSGFSNLPDRFKDFLLYLRCRNYSLLIDQPDKCAKKPFLLLAIKSLIPHFARRQAIRESWGRETNVGNQTVVRVFLLGQTPPEDNHPDLSDMLKFESEKHQDILLWNYRDTFFNLSLKEVLFLRWVSTSCPNAEFVFKGDDDVFVNTHHILNYLNSLPKNKAKDLFIGDVIHNAGPHRDKKLKYYIPEVVYTGVYPPYAGGGGFLYSGHLALRLYNITDQVLLYPIDDVYTGMCLQKLGLVPEKHKGFKTFDIEEKNKNNICSYVDLMLVHSRKPQEMIDIWSRLQSAHLNC, from the coding sequence ATGAGTGTTGGACGTCGAAGAATAAAATTGTTGGGTATCCTGATGATGGttaatgtcttcatttatttgatcGTGGAAGTCTCCAAAAGTAGCAgccaggaaaaaaatggaaagggcGAAGTAATAATTCCCAAAGAAAAGTTCTGGAAGATCTCGGACCCCCCTGTGGCCTACTGGAACAGAGAGCAAGAAAAGCTGAACAGGCGGTACAATCCCATCTTGAACACATTGGCCAACCAGACAGGGGACGTGTACGGGTTTTCCAACATAAGCCATCTAAATTTTTGTGAacctgacctcagggtcatgtCAGTAGTTTCAGGTTTCAGCAATTTGCCAGACAGATTTAAAGACTTTCTGCTATATTTGAGATGTCGAAATTATTCACTACTTATAGATCAACCAGATAAATGTGCAAAGAAACCCTTCTTACTACTGGCGATAAAGTCCCTCATCCCACATTTTGCTAGAAGGCAAGCAATTCGGGAATCTTGGGGCAGAGAAACCAATGTGGGGAACCAAACGGTAGTGAGAGTCTTCTTACTGGGTCAGACCCCGCCGGAGGACAACCACCCAGACCTGTCTGACATGCTGAAATTTGAGAGCGAGAAGCACCAAGACATTCTTCTGTGGAACTACAGAGACACTTTCTTCAACCTGTCGTTGAAAGAAGTGCTCTTTCTCAGGTGGGTGAGCACTTCTTGCCCAAATGCCGAGTTTGTCTTTAAGGGCGATGACGATGTTTTTGTGAACACCCATCACATCCTGAATTACTTGAATAGCTTACCCAAGAACAAAGCCAAAGATTTGTTTATAGGTGATGTGATCCACAATGCTGGACCTCATCGGGATAAGAAACTGAAGTACTACATCCCAGAAGTTGTTTACACTGGTGTCTATCCGCCTTATGCGGGGGGAGGCGGCTTCCTTTACTCTGGCCACCTGGCCCTGAGGCTGTACAATATAACTGACCAGGTCCTTCTCTACCCCATTGATGATGTTTATACTGGAATGTGCCTTCAGAAGCTCGGCCTCGTTCCAGAGAAACATAAAGGCTTCAAGACATTTgatatagaagagaaaaacaagaataacatTTGTTCCTATGTAGATTTGATGTTAGTACATAGTAGAAAACCTCAAGAGATGATTGATATTTGGTCTCGGTTGCAAAGTGCTCACTTAAATTGCTGA